ATATAAGACACGCATTGAGACCTGCACGTTACATATTTTGCTCGTATTATTCTACCGATTTGAGTAATTTTATTTCTGACATTTACTTTCAACTTTCACATTATTTCGATGTCCATAATAATCTAATTTTTGCTTGATTTATCGCTTTGCTGTATttcataagaaataataaatcCGCATGAATATAAagcatttctcaaaaaaaaaacaagaaaaaaaagaagaatataaaGCAGAATATTATGAAAATGGGAATTGTCTAGTGTACGAAACAATAAACATCCCGATGTCATTGATGAGGCTTGGAAGGAAAGATCTTGTCATAACGGTGGACCTACTAACTTGGCCCCGTGTGGAACAAGGtaacttttctttctttttttttgggggttTGGCAAATTATTATGTTCACtttttacttcttctttttttatatgttcaCTTAATGTAGCTAGAAGCTCGTAGATGATCTTCCCCAAAAATCTAGGATTGTAGAATTTGAGATTCCGCAAGCATATGtaagaaatttattttacttatattttaccGCGGGTAATGTCCGAGCAGATTTTATGTGCTGAAATTGTATTAATGGCCCCAACAAACATTGGCGAgtctatataataatatgaatgtgtttcaaaaaaaaaatgtccgAGTTCCTGATGGACGAGTCAATAATGTCCCATTACATTACGATTAGGTATCTTCGTATCTTGTTTTCTTACTACCAAACTCTTAGTTTCAACTTCATTTCAAGTCGACTGTCCATGTGGGATGAGAAATCATAACCACATGTTACACCAGAATGTTTAGTCCAAGAGCTAGTCACTAGAATTGGTTCTTTTCAGGTATGGTTCAGATCAGTCGGAATTAGTTCGGTTACACTTTGGTTTGGTTATCTCTTTTATTTTGCATGCATAacatttgataaaatataaaatgagtaAACGTGGTTCGTTAGACTAATAATTAGGATTGAGTGGTAACTACGTAAAGCATTTGTTTGCAACAAAATCTCATAATCAAAAGATACAAAACTATATAGAAAACAAGATCTCAATTGCTAAACAAAATACCAAGCATATAAAAAGAATCATTAGTACAAATTAAGTAACATGTTTAGGGATACACATTTCAAGGTTTTTCGGTTCTAGTTCGGTACTAGAAAACTATAACTGAAGTCTAACTGCGATATTTTGGTTCAGTTCAGTTTACGTTCAGACTAAAACGGCCTTACTAACCAGACCGATGTTTAATTCCAGACAAATGCGGTTTGTGTACCAAAACCAACCTTAAACCATAATCTCAACCTGAGCAACAACCAGAGGATTTAACAGCAGTAACATCATCCTTGCTTCCAATATCAATACTCTGTCCTTTAGGCAAATACGTTGGGTCTCCAGTACCATCAAGAGCCTTACGGCTCATAACACGGTAGATCTGAGTCAAGACATGAGTGAAAGCTTGCTCAACATTTGTAGCATCAAGAGCAGAAGTTTCCATGAAGAACATGTTCTCTCTCTCAgaaaacgatctagcttcttcGGTAGGAACAGCACGAAGGTGACGAAGATCAGCTTTGTTTCCAACGAGCATTATCACAATATTGGCATCGGTATGGTCACGAAGCTCCTTGAGCCATCGTTCAACGTTCTCGAACGTTATGTGTCGAGTTATGTCGTATACTAGAAGAGCCCCTACGGCTCCTCTGTAGTATGCACTCGTGATTGCTCTGTATCTATGTAGCAATAAAACATAATCTCTCAATAACAAACAACACGGTTTCTGAGAACAATCGGATGCAACATTCACCTTactgaaattattttattaaaattaatctaAAACTGTTTATGGTCTCGTAAATCTCAAATCGATTCTGATAACGGAGAATAAAAAAACATGTACCTTTCTTGACCAGCAGTATCCCAAAGCTGAGCTTTGATGATTTTCTCGTCGACATGAACACTTTTGGTCGCAAATTCTACACCGATGGTTGACTTTGACTCGATACTGAATTCATTTCTAGTGAACCGAGATAAGAGGTTAGTTTTTCCGACGCCAGAATCTCCGATCAAGACTAGTTTAAAGAGGTAATCGTAGTCATCGTCGGCTCTGTACCCtcccattttttatttatttgtgaaacacagaaatgaaataaataagaaaactgAAATCTTTGATCGATGTAATAAAAACCTTAGAGAGATGTTGTAAAGATGATACGATATGATGATTGATGTGTAGTTGTGTTTTGTAATGAAATGAAATGATAACACGGGGATAGTGGGTAACGACGAAAACCTTATTGAAATGATTTGTTATTACTAAAATGCAATGACTaagcatatatattttgaaagtcGTTGGAAAGATTAGAGAACAAACATGTTTGAGTTTGACGATGTCTCGAGGTTTGTGGCCGCCATGAATTGGTAAACGCAGAACAAATACACTTGCAGAATATATATTATGGTTGTatcgaatatttttttttttcaatttaattgATAGCTTTGGTCAAATCAAACCACTAGGAaactttccataaataaaatgataGCAATATGTAGGAAGatattttgtaaaatgttaCTTATGGTACTAATAAATTGTCGTTTTAATTTTATGACATTTTCAGTTAATGTTTTAGGAACTATGGAGTAGATGTGAGATTATTGATAGCCACATGTTTTTAGAATTTTGGTGTTTTAGTTGAATAATTGAAGGGATTGAGACGCTCTGCAATCAGAAAGGCGATGATTTTATTATGCCTCAATTCATGCCTTTCTCACTGATTTTCTACCATTTGTGTCATTTAATGAATGCCAAGTCTTAAGCGATGAGGAAGCAGACAAATGAGCGAGGGAGTATGTACCAACAACTCCGTACGAACCACTCTTTCCtattactttttgtttttttcaccGGAATTGTTTAGTGAAGAATACATCATTGTTTCTTTGGTTGATTCTTACACCATTAATGATTCTGGAGATATCTTTTGATCCGTTTTGTAAATTGATTCCAATCTCCATTTGGAAACGCTAAATCTTTGATCCGGGTGAGATGATGAACGTTTTACTTGCACAAGCGCTAAGGTTTGTGAGATGTTGCACGGTTGCATCCATTATGCATCTTCTATCTCCGACGTGGTCTTTATACCCATGACCGATGCCAATTTCTATGGTTTTTGGATCAGATTTTAGGAAAATCTATTCCAAATCTTATGAGATGCTATCTTAAACGTGCTTTTATCTTGCTTCTACTGATGGAAGATAATCCGTCAgaaaaattatatgatgattTGAAGATGGCTTGTTACTTTTGGCTATTAAAGTTTGATGACAAATGTTTGATAGCCAAGCGAAGCAAAGAGACTTGCAACACGAAAGGAAGAATCGGTTAATGCTCATATTTGGATACAATATATGTGGTATATGAATATGACCAAAACTGATTTATTGATGAAACTATGGAAACTTCTATGGAGGAGACAACGGTTTGTAACTGAAGATGTACTACTTTTGTTGTACGGTGATGTTTCTATAGTCATTGAAAATTGGTATTCTTTTCAAAAGAACTAATACATTGGGTTCTTTATAGAAAGATATTtttatacaacaaaaaaaaattggtattgTAGTGATTATGTTATGATATAAAGTTTGGAGTTTCATCTTATGGGTGATAGCCGAACTTGAAAATCGTATGGGTTCAAGAGTGAATATGCAGAAGCAAACTAACAAGTTAATTTGTTTGAAGCTCAGATAACAAGACCTCTTATAGAGAAGTATCATCAGTTTTTACTTTCTAAGTGTTTTTGTTCTTTCAGATTAATTATGTTCAATGTATTTCTGGTTattgtttgtaatttttatgaataaataacaatagttgttaaaaatattgaagGGATTGAGACCTAATATACATCTTACCAACTCTAAAATAAACgtaatggtttttttttctgagacTAGACATgatagtgttacaaaaaaaaagaagacatg
The sequence above is drawn from the Brassica napus cultivar Da-Ae chromosome A8, Da-Ae, whole genome shotgun sequence genome and encodes:
- the LOC106360909 gene encoding ras-related protein RABA1e isoform X1, translating into MAATNLETSSNSNIADDDYDYLFKLVLIGDSGVGKTNLLSRFTRNEFSIESKSTIGVEFATKSVHVDEKIIKAQLWDTAGQERYRAITSAYYRGAVGALLVYDITRHITFENVERWLKELRDHTDANIVIMLVGNKADLRHLRAVPTEEARSFSERENMFFMETSALDATNVEQAFTHVLTQIYRVMSRKALDGTGDPTYLPKGQSIDIGSKDDVTAVKSSGCCSG
- the LOC106360909 gene encoding ras-related protein RABA1e isoform X2, which produces MGGYRADDDYDYLFKLVLIGDSGVGKTNLLSRFTRNEFSIESKSTIGVEFATKSVHVDEKIIKAQLWDTAGQERYRAITSAYYRGAVGALLVYDITRHITFENVERWLKELRDHTDANIVIMLVGNKADLRHLRAVPTEEARSFSERENMFFMETSALDATNVEQAFTHVLTQIYRVMSRKALDGTGDPTYLPKGQSIDIGSKDDVTAVKSSGCCSG